A genome region from Chengkuizengella sp. SCS-71B includes the following:
- the deoB gene encoding phosphopentomutase has translation MSYKRIALIVLDSVGIGEMPDAEQFGDKGAHTLQHIAEQVPSFSIPNMEKFGIGNIAQMKGIKAVSNPLAHYGKMEEASVGKDTMTGHWEIMGLKVTIPFKTYPEGFPEELLKQFEEKTGRKVIGNKPASGTEILDELGEQQMKEGAWIVYTSADSVFQIAAHEDVVPLEELYKACEIARELTLQEEFVVGRVIARPYIGEPGNFKRTANRHDYALKPPARTVMNELKDANKDSIAIGKINDIFSGEGVTESYPTKSNLDGIQRTIEVLKKDFNGMVFTNLVDFDSLYGHRRDPAGYAKALEEFDTYLPQIMDEIGEEDLLIITADHGNDPVHHGTDHTREYVPLLMWNPTFSAGKSLGIRSTFSDIGASVAENFNVKKPENGRSFLNDLKD, from the coding sequence ATGAGTTACAAACGTATAGCGTTAATCGTATTAGATAGTGTAGGCATTGGAGAAATGCCAGATGCAGAACAATTTGGCGATAAAGGTGCACACACTCTGCAACATATAGCTGAACAAGTACCCTCTTTTTCTATTCCGAATATGGAGAAGTTTGGCATAGGGAACATAGCTCAAATGAAAGGAATTAAAGCAGTATCAAATCCATTGGCACACTACGGGAAAATGGAGGAAGCATCTGTTGGAAAAGATACCATGACAGGTCATTGGGAAATTATGGGTCTGAAAGTAACCATCCCTTTTAAAACGTATCCAGAAGGTTTTCCAGAGGAATTATTAAAACAATTTGAAGAAAAAACAGGAAGAAAAGTCATTGGTAATAAACCAGCTTCTGGTACTGAAATATTGGATGAATTAGGCGAGCAACAAATGAAGGAAGGAGCTTGGATTGTTTATACTTCTGCAGACAGTGTATTTCAAATTGCTGCTCATGAGGATGTAGTTCCATTAGAGGAACTATACAAAGCTTGTGAGATTGCAAGAGAGTTGACTTTACAAGAAGAATTTGTGGTTGGAAGAGTTATTGCCCGTCCGTACATAGGCGAACCAGGTAATTTTAAACGTACTGCCAATCGTCACGACTATGCACTTAAACCACCTGCACGTACAGTAATGAATGAGTTAAAAGATGCTAATAAAGACAGTATAGCGATTGGGAAAATAAATGATATTTTTTCTGGTGAAGGTGTGACCGAATCTTATCCTACAAAAAGCAATCTAGATGGCATACAACGTACAATTGAAGTATTAAAAAAGGATTTTAATGGTATGGTATTTACAAATTTAGTTGATTTTGACTCACTTTATGGACATAGACGAGATCCTGCTGGTTATGCCAAAGCGCTGGAGGAATTTGATACGTATTTACCACAAATCATGGACGAAATTGGAGAGGAAGATTTGTTGATTATAACAGCAGATCATGGAAACGATCCTGTTCATCATGGTACTGATCATACTAGAGAATACGTACCATTATTAATGTGGAATCCTACATTTTCAGCAGGTAAATCTCTAGGTATACGCTCAACATTTTCGGATATAGGTGCTTCAGTAGCAGAAAATTTTAATGTTAAAAAACCAGAAAACGGAAGATCGTTTTTAAATGATTTGAAAGATTAA
- a CDS encoding purine-nucleoside phosphorylase produces the protein MSNEIRNFSSEYIKESANFIKGKLKQAPEVGLILGSGLGVLADQIESATEIPYEEIPHFPVSTVEGHDGKLVIGLLEGKNVLMMKGRFHLYEGYTDEVVTFPIRVMKELGIKTLVVTNAAGGVNTSFEPGNLMLIEDHINFTGKNPLIGPNDNELGARFPDMSEAYSKRLRAIGESVASDLQINIQQGVYIGLLGPSYETPAEIRMLRILGADAVGMSTVPEVIAARHAGIEVLGISCISNMAAGILDQPLSHDEVMETTEKVKEQFLGLVKGILPKL, from the coding sequence ATGAGTAATGAAATAAGAAATTTTAGTAGTGAATATATTAAAGAATCAGCAAACTTTATTAAAGGAAAACTAAAACAAGCACCGGAAGTTGGACTTATTCTAGGTTCTGGATTAGGCGTGCTTGCAGATCAAATTGAATCTGCTACGGAGATTCCTTATGAAGAAATTCCTCATTTTCCTGTGTCAACAGTTGAAGGTCATGACGGGAAGTTAGTTATAGGTTTATTGGAAGGTAAAAACGTTCTTATGATGAAAGGCCGCTTTCACTTATATGAAGGGTATACTGATGAAGTAGTAACATTTCCAATTAGAGTCATGAAAGAGTTAGGGATAAAGACACTTGTTGTGACGAATGCTGCGGGGGGAGTTAATACTTCATTTGAACCAGGTAATCTTATGTTAATTGAAGACCATATTAACTTTACAGGCAAAAATCCGCTGATTGGACCAAATGATAATGAATTAGGAGCAAGATTCCCTGACATGTCTGAAGCTTATAGTAAAAGGTTAAGAGCTATTGGAGAGTCAGTTGCAAGTGATTTACAAATTAATATACAACAAGGTGTTTATATCGGCTTACTTGGCCCATCCTATGAAACTCCAGCTGAAATTCGTATGCTCCGTATATTAGGTGCTGACGCAGTTGGAATGTCCACAGTTCCAGAAGTGATAGCTGCTAGACATGCAGGAATTGAGGTGCTTGGTATTTCCTGTATTAGTAATATGGCTGCAGGAATTTTAGATCAACCATTATCTCATGATGAAGTAATGGAAACAACTGAAAAAGTAAAAGAACAGTTTTTAGGGTTAGTTAAAGGTATCCTTCCTAAATTGTAA
- a CDS encoding DUF5050 domain-containing protein yields MGNNEVEENKGNGKKIKYKKIIYVLILVLMISLIGWWLYPAQETKSPQTQPGVVGGSMGTLPLPFPFPTDEPLPNNHPIQSEENLDVFESSNIIYDGSATYFRNELDDWKLYVLQNGEQEPKKVIDEAVYFMTKVEQKILYTQSNELGIYMIDTDGSNKEKLTGDSTHQFIVQGSWVYYVNASDQNRLTKVRLDGTDKVVLSEDEIHSFLIQENWIYYVNRSYELNLYKMKTDGSSKLLVSRDSVTNLKMLDDWIYYLFENNIYKINTDGLELDIVSNEYIQFFQISQDWIYYRTEGVGGNLWRMKLDGTNKEQISISGYDLDFIEIWDDWVFYYSAFLNKELFILDEETKKISEMDLSNLFLQNNRLFYLDNNDFNKLYQMDLNGENIKKIVDSTVTEYEVFQNKIYYRNALDENKLYEKELLGENNVRVIDQRLLQYEIYNDQLYFIEDSEQQRLFQYGLETKQLTKLTDEQIYQFYILDERIFYSSQEGSNIVDLDGTNLLKLTSDLENPKILGDWIYYVGYDEHENLYRIKLDGSEQTKLTTVNTNNYMILNDWIYYIEDWKLHKIKLDGSEKVKISDQNVNLLLSIENDWIYASSSLSASPISVYTTVFKVKTNGKSYEELINGYIQDLEITDEGVLLFTENQESYRTFKVKIDGSNESVLFTPTP; encoded by the coding sequence ATGGGAAATAATGAAGTTGAAGAAAACAAGGGCAATGGAAAAAAGATTAAATATAAAAAGATAATTTATGTTCTAATTTTAGTTTTAATGATAAGTTTAATTGGCTGGTGGTTATATCCTGCACAAGAAACAAAATCACCTCAAACTCAACCAGGAGTTGTAGGAGGTTCAATGGGAACCCTTCCCCTACCTTTTCCTTTTCCAACAGATGAGCCACTTCCAAACAACCACCCAATACAATCAGAAGAAAATTTGGATGTATTTGAATCAAGTAACATCATCTATGATGGAAGTGCTACTTATTTCCGGAATGAATTAGATGATTGGAAACTATACGTTTTACAAAATGGAGAGCAAGAACCAAAAAAAGTAATTGATGAAGCAGTTTATTTTATGACTAAAGTAGAACAGAAAATACTTTATACACAATCAAACGAGCTTGGTATCTACATGATAGATACAGATGGATCGAATAAAGAAAAATTAACAGGTGATTCCACCCATCAGTTTATCGTACAAGGTTCATGGGTTTATTATGTCAATGCTTCAGATCAGAATAGACTAACCAAAGTTAGGTTAGATGGAACTGATAAAGTAGTATTATCTGAAGATGAAATACACAGCTTTTTGATTCAAGAAAATTGGATCTATTATGTAAACCGTTCATATGAATTAAATTTATATAAGATGAAAACAGACGGTTCCTCTAAGTTGTTAGTTTCAAGGGATTCTGTCACTAATCTTAAAATGTTAGATGATTGGATTTATTATTTGTTTGAAAACAATATTTATAAAATAAATACGGATGGATTGGAGCTTGATATAGTTTCTAATGAATACATTCAGTTTTTCCAAATCTCCCAAGACTGGATTTATTATCGTACAGAAGGAGTCGGAGGGAATTTATGGAGAATGAAACTTGATGGTACGAATAAGGAGCAAATATCTATATCAGGATATGATCTTGATTTTATAGAAATTTGGGACGATTGGGTATTTTACTATAGCGCTTTCCTAAATAAAGAACTGTTTATTTTAGATGAAGAAACTAAAAAAATATCAGAAATGGACTTAAGTAACTTGTTTTTACAAAACAATAGGTTATTTTATTTAGATAATAATGATTTTAATAAATTATATCAAATGGATTTAAACGGTGAAAATATAAAGAAAATAGTTGATTCAACCGTTACAGAATATGAAGTTTTCCAAAATAAGATATACTACAGAAATGCACTGGATGAAAACAAGCTGTATGAGAAGGAATTATTGGGTGAAAATAATGTAAGAGTAATTGATCAGAGGTTATTGCAATATGAGATCTACAATGATCAGCTGTATTTTATTGAAGACAGTGAACAACAGCGATTGTTCCAATATGGTTTGGAAACTAAACAATTGACTAAACTTACAGATGAACAGATTTATCAATTTTATATCTTAGATGAAAGAATTTTTTATTCTTCCCAAGAGGGTTCAAACATAGTAGATTTGGATGGAACTAATTTGCTTAAATTAACAAGTGACTTGGAGAATCCTAAGATTTTAGGCGATTGGATTTATTATGTTGGATATGATGAACATGAAAATTTATATCGTATAAAACTAGATGGAAGTGAGCAGACCAAGCTCACTACTGTAAACACAAATAATTACATGATTTTAAACGACTGGATTTATTATATTGAAGATTGGAAGCTGCATAAAATAAAACTGGATGGCTCCGAAAAAGTAAAAATAAGTGATCAAAATGTTAATTTATTATTATCAATTGAAAACGATTGGATATATGCCTCATCTTCTTTAAGTGCGAGTCCTATTAGTGTTTATACAACGGTATTTAAAGTGAAAACTAATGGAAAATCATATGAAGAGCTTATCAATGGATATATTCAAGATTTAGAAATTACAGATGAAGGTGTTTTATTATTTACA
- a CDS encoding DUF418 domain-containing protein, with product MKDQNEKTHLFQKVGLEGDEVHILQKKKPTQPQERMVILDILRGFAILGILISNMPYFQSPQIYNDLLVDKIWIHAWDPYIDKLYVAFIKGKFYTMFSFLFGLGFILFIQRAERSINKPRILFARRMLVLLGIGIIHAIFIWWGDILVIYALIGFILLFFYKSSPKVLLTWAIGLVTVYNVLNYLLVSLIVPKENAVDTGSITHASNGILENMRSSLNHYGEGTLTEIILQNINDWLYIFPSSIISALFLILPMFLLGAYFGKRSIFVRLNEHLSLFKKIWIWSLIFGFTLQMVKLWASNYLTTNPESIYSFWYFVGVTIGDPLVCFFYLTSIVLLFQKQVFKNLFTHISRVGRMALSHYLFQSVICSFIFYNIGLGLYGDIGFGLGLLIALIIYSLQLWFSFIWFKKYQYGPLEWIWRMLTYGSKIRINRGK from the coding sequence ATGAAAGATCAAAATGAAAAAACACATCTATTTCAAAAAGTCGGATTGGAAGGAGACGAAGTTCATATTTTACAGAAAAAAAAACCAACACAACCACAGGAAAGAATGGTGATTTTGGATATACTAAGAGGTTTTGCAATTTTAGGAATCCTAATATCTAATATGCCATATTTTCAGTCACCTCAGATATATAATGATTTATTAGTGGATAAGATTTGGATTCACGCTTGGGATCCATATATAGATAAGTTGTATGTGGCATTCATCAAAGGAAAGTTTTATACAATGTTTTCCTTTTTATTTGGTCTGGGTTTTATTTTATTTATACAACGAGCAGAGAGGTCAATAAATAAACCTCGAATTTTATTTGCACGCAGAATGTTGGTTTTATTAGGGATTGGTATTATTCATGCGATTTTTATATGGTGGGGAGATATTCTTGTTATCTATGCTCTAATTGGATTTATCTTATTGTTTTTTTATAAATCTTCTCCAAAAGTGCTTTTAACATGGGCAATTGGTTTAGTCACTGTTTATAATGTTTTAAATTACTTGTTAGTAAGTCTTATCGTTCCAAAGGAGAACGCAGTTGATACAGGAAGTATCACACATGCATCAAACGGAATATTGGAAAATATGAGGTCTTCATTAAATCATTATGGAGAAGGGACTTTAACTGAAATTATATTACAAAATATCAATGACTGGTTATATATTTTTCCTTCTAGTATCATCTCTGCATTGTTTCTGATTTTACCTATGTTTTTATTAGGAGCTTATTTTGGAAAGCGGAGTATTTTTGTTAGGTTGAATGAACATCTTTCCCTTTTTAAAAAAATATGGATTTGGAGTCTGATATTTGGATTTACATTACAGATGGTGAAATTGTGGGCATCTAATTATTTAACTACAAATCCAGAATCAATATACAGTTTTTGGTATTTTGTAGGGGTTACAATTGGAGATCCTCTAGTTTGTTTCTTTTACCTTACATCTATTGTATTATTATTTCAGAAACAGGTTTTTAAAAATCTATTTACACATATCAGTAGAGTTGGTCGAATGGCATTAAGTCATTATCTATTTCAATCTGTTATTTGTTCCTTTATTTTCTATAATATTGGATTAGGTCTATATGGTGACATAGGATTTGGTTTGGGACTATTAATAGCTTTAATCATTTATAGCCTACAGCTTTGGTTTAGCTTCATTTGGTTCAAAAAATATCAATACGGCCCACTAGAGTGGATATGGAGAATGTTAACTTATGGTAGTAAAATCAGAATAAATAGGGGAAAATAG